A window of the Butyricimonas virosa genome harbors these coding sequences:
- a CDS encoding gamma carbonic anhydrase family protein yields the protein MAIIRELNGHTPKFGKNCFLAENAAVIGDVEMGDDCSIWYGAVLRGDVHYIKIGNKVNIQDNATIHATYQKSPTNIGNNVSIAHNAVVHGCTIHDNVLIGMGAIVLDNAIIESNSIVAAGSVVTKGTVVESGWVYAGAPAKKLKQMGPELLRDEVERIVNSYSMYASWYK from the coding sequence ATGGCAATAATCAGAGAATTAAATGGACACACGCCGAAATTCGGCAAGAATTGTTTTTTAGCTGAAAATGCCGCTGTTATTGGCGACGTAGAGATGGGTGACGATTGTAGTATATGGTACGGGGCTGTTCTGAGAGGTGATGTACATTATATTAAAATAGGCAACAAAGTAAACATTCAAGATAACGCAACAATACACGCAACCTATCAAAAATCTCCGACCAATATCGGTAATAACGTTTCTATCGCCCACAATGCCGTGGTTCATGGATGCACGATTCATGACAATGTACTGATCGGTATGGGTGCTATCGTTCTTGACAATGCAATCATCGAAAGCAATTCCATCGTGGCCGCCGGTAGTGTAGTGACCAAAGGTACTGTTGTTGAATCCGGTTGGGTATATGCCGGGGCTCCCGCTAAAAAATTGAAACAAATGGGTCCGGAACTCTTACGTGACGAAGTGGAAAGAATAGTGAATTCCTATTCCATGTATGCTAGCTGGTACAAATAA